From the Osmerus eperlanus chromosome 21, fOsmEpe2.1, whole genome shotgun sequence genome, one window contains:
- the rnd3a gene encoding rho family GTPase 3a, protein MKERRPCQKLSLKSGMDPSQSVKCKIVVVGDSQCGKTALLHVFAKDCFPENYVPTVFENYTASFEIDTQRIELSLWDTSGSPYYDNVRPLSYPDSDAVLICFDISRPGTLDSVLKKWKGEIQEFCPNTKMLLVGCKSDLRTDLNTLVELSNHRQTPVSYDQGSNMAKQISAPYIECSAQQSENSVRDILHVATLACVNKNTKNVKRNKSARAAKRISHMPGRPDLAAVAADLRKDKAKSCSVM, encoded by the exons ATGAAGGAGAGAAGACCTTGTCAAAAGTTATCTCTTAAATCCGGAATGGATCCTAGTCAGAGTGTTAAATGCAAAATAGTTGTTGTAGGGGACAGCCAATGTGGGAAGACCGCCTTACTTCACGTTTTTGCAAAGGATTGCTTCCCTGAG AACTACGTGCCAACGGTGTTCGAAAACTACACTGCCAGTTTTGAAATAGACACGCAAAGAATTGAACTCAGTTTGTGGGACACTTCAG GGTCACCGTACTATGACAACGTGAGGCCTCTCTCCTACCCGGATTCAGACGCTGTCCTCATCTGCTTCGACATCAGTCGCCCAGGGACCCTGGACAGTGTACTGAAAAAG TGGAAAGGGGAGATCCAGGAATTTTGCCCCAACACCAAGATGCTGCTGGTGGGATGCAAGTCAGATCTGCGCACAGACCTCAACACCCTTGTGGAGCTGTCCAATCACAGACAGACGCCGGTGTCATATGATCAG GGTTCCAACATGGCGAAGCAGATTTCGGCCCCCTACATCGAGTGCTCGGCCCAGCAGTCAGAGAACAGCGTGAGGGACATCCTCCACGTGGCCACCTTGGCCTgcgtcaacaaaaacaccaagaaCGTCAAACGCAACAAATCAGCACGAGCCGCCAAGAGGATCTCGCACATGCCCGGTAGGCCTGACCTGGCTGCGGTGGCAGCGGATCTGCGCAAGGACAAAGCCAAGAGTTGCTCAGTCATGTGA